A section of the Anabaena cylindrica PCC 7122 genome encodes:
- the kdpA gene encoding potassium-transporting ATPase subunit KdpA, whose protein sequence is MGQGFLQIALTLSIVIFITPKLGRYIAKVFLGESTILDVIMNPIEKILYILVGVRKNDEMTGWQYIRAVLCSNLVMGIFVYAVLHYQRLLPWNPNGFGVMRWDTLLHTTISFLTNTDQQHYIGETTLSYFSQIAALGFLMFTSAATGLAVGIAFIRGLTGRKLGNFYVDLTRAITRILLPLSIIGAIALIALGVPQTLDQTLVIQTLEGGTQYIARGPVASFESIKMLGENGGGFFAANSAHPFENPNGASNLLEIIAMLSIPTSLIYTYGVFANNLKQTWLLFWMVFVIFVILIWMTAVGEMQGNPLINKIVSAEIPNLEGKELRFGWAETALWAVTTTATMCGAVNGMHDSLMPQGVFSTLFNLFLQIIWGGQGTGTAYLFIYLILTVFLTGLMVGRTPEFFGRKIEKREIVLASVVLLIHPILVLIPSAIALAYPISLSGISNPSFHGISQVVYEYASAAANNGSGLEGLKDNTLWWNLSSSFSILAGRYIPIIAILLLADSMSGKPKVTETRATLKTDSLMFTSITAGVTIILGILTFFPVLALGPIAEAFKLASGN, encoded by the coding sequence ATGGGACAAGGCTTTTTACAAATTGCGTTAACGCTCTCTATTGTCATATTCATTACTCCTAAATTAGGAAGATACATAGCTAAGGTTTTCTTAGGAGAAAGCACAATTCTGGATGTGATCATGAACCCGATAGAGAAAATTCTCTATATATTAGTGGGTGTTCGCAAAAATGATGAGATGACAGGTTGGCAATATATCCGTGCAGTATTATGCAGCAACCTGGTTATGGGTATTTTTGTATATGCAGTACTCCATTATCAAAGACTTTTACCCTGGAATCCCAATGGTTTTGGGGTGATGAGATGGGATACATTGCTACACACGACAATTTCTTTTTTGACTAATACAGATCAACAACACTACATTGGAGAAACGACTTTAAGCTACTTTAGCCAAATAGCAGCTTTAGGATTTTTAATGTTCACGTCAGCTGCAACTGGGTTAGCGGTAGGAATTGCTTTTATTCGGGGGTTAACGGGGAGGAAGTTAGGAAATTTTTATGTTGATCTCACCCGTGCCATCACCAGGATATTATTACCTCTGTCTATTATCGGTGCGATCGCTCTCATTGCCTTAGGTGTACCACAAACATTAGATCAAACATTGGTGATCCAAACCTTAGAAGGAGGAACCCAATATATTGCTAGAGGGCCAGTTGCTTCCTTTGAAAGCATCAAAATGTTAGGGGAAAACGGTGGTGGTTTTTTTGCTGCTAACTCTGCCCATCCCTTTGAAAATCCCAATGGCGCTTCTAATTTATTAGAAATCATCGCCATGCTTTCTATTCCCACATCCTTAATTTACACCTACGGCGTATTTGCCAACAACCTCAAACAAACTTGGTTACTGTTTTGGATGGTATTTGTCATTTTTGTGATTCTGATCTGGATGACAGCCGTTGGTGAAATGCAAGGGAATCCTTTAATTAACAAAATTGTTAGCGCCGAAATACCAAACTTAGAAGGTAAAGAACTGCGCTTTGGCTGGGCAGAAACTGCATTATGGGCAGTCACCACTACCGCCACCATGTGCGGTGCAGTCAACGGAATGCATGATTCACTGATGCCTCAAGGAGTATTTTCTACCTTATTCAATTTATTTTTGCAAATCATTTGGGGAGGACAAGGAACAGGAACAGCTTATCTATTCATTTACCTGATCCTGACCGTGTTTTTGACCGGCTTAATGGTAGGACGCACCCCAGAATTTTTTGGCCGCAAAATTGAAAAAAGGGAAATCGTGCTGGCCAGCGTCGTGCTGCTGATTCATCCGATTTTGGTTCTGATTCCGAGTGCGATCGCTCTAGCATATCCCATATCTCTATCAGGAATCAGTAACCCCAGCTTTCACGGTATCTCTCAAGTAGTTTATGAATACGCCTCAGCCGCAGCAAATAATGGTTCTGGCTTAGAAGGGTTGAAAGATAACACTCTATGGTGGAACTTAAGTTCCAGCTTCAGCATTTTAGCAGGGCGCTACATTCCCATTATCGCCATCCTCCTTTTAGCTGATAGTATGTCTGGCAAACCAAAAGTAACAGAAACTCGTGCTACTCTCAAAACCGATTCTCTCATGTTTACCAGCATCACCGCTGGCGTAACCATCATCTTAGGAATACTAACTTTCTTCCCAGTTTTAGCTTTAGGCCCCATAGCCGAAGCTTTTAAACTAGCTTCTGGAAATTAA
- a CDS encoding FAD-dependent oxidoreductase, whose product MAKKVVIIGAGPSGILLAHYLLRRDEKYQIEIYERRSDPRTVNFSKIRTFPISLSERGTNALLQIPGLEEAVKAVSVEMTGTILHGKKGKTQVTSRKKPLVTLDRTNLANVLLEKLLENHDSTRLNIHFNCQCIQVDFAAKKVNLQKLKPETSAEEIESEFTIDYDLLIGADGAHSVVREHLINTEVFECQQNYVPNAYKSIFLPNPDQIPGIDLQKDKIHTWRLSNGVAMLMLHQPDATMSGVIHFPYAKNPIAELTDTEEVTKFFKENSPEIGQIIPEYEAEAFSQRPISRVLTVSCNRYHYGDSVLLIGDAAHAVSPSIGQGCNSALEDVVVLNKLLDEYADNLALTLENYSIIRQPDAFALRELSDYCFPSSKKLFTEFIIRNSLGKILHQIFPKTFFPPLFDAVFAADISYREILHKNQNWISKVKKSNDQFFANQ is encoded by the coding sequence ATGGCTAAAAAAGTTGTAATTATCGGTGCAGGCCCTAGTGGCATTCTTCTGGCTCACTACTTGTTGCGTCGGGATGAAAAATATCAAATTGAAATTTATGAACGTCGCAGCGATCCCCGGACTGTAAATTTCTCCAAAATACGCACCTTTCCCATTTCCCTCTCTGAACGAGGGACAAATGCTTTACTTCAGATTCCCGGACTAGAGGAAGCAGTTAAAGCAGTTAGTGTGGAAATGACGGGAACAATTTTACACGGAAAAAAAGGCAAAACTCAGGTAACTAGTAGAAAAAAACCGCTAGTAACTCTAGACCGTACTAACTTGGCAAATGTACTGTTAGAAAAATTACTAGAAAACCATGATAGTACTCGGCTCAATATTCACTTTAACTGTCAATGTATACAAGTAGATTTTGCAGCTAAAAAAGTAAACTTGCAAAAACTAAAACCAGAAACTTCTGCTGAAGAAATAGAATCTGAATTTACTATTGATTATGATTTATTAATTGGTGCTGATGGGGCGCATTCTGTTGTTAGAGAGCATTTAATCAATACAGAAGTATTTGAATGTCAACAAAATTATGTTCCCAATGCTTACAAATCAATTTTTTTACCTAATCCAGATCAAATTCCAGGAATTGATTTGCAAAAAGATAAAATTCACACTTGGCGATTAAGTAATGGTGTAGCTATGTTAATGCTACATCAGCCAGATGCGACAATGAGCGGTGTTATTCATTTTCCCTATGCTAAAAATCCGATAGCAGAACTTACAGATACTGAAGAAGTAACTAAATTTTTTAAGGAAAATTCCCCGGAAATTGGTCAAATAATACCAGAATATGAAGCTGAAGCATTTTCACAAAGACCAATTTCACGAGTTTTAACAGTTAGCTGCAATCGCTATCATTACGGTGATAGTGTCCTATTAATTGGTGATGCTGCTCATGCGGTTTCGCCTTCTATTGGTCAAGGGTGCAATTCAGCATTAGAAGATGTGGTAGTTTTGAATAAATTGTTAGATGAATATGCTGATAATTTAGCACTAACCCTAGAAAATTATAGTATTATTCGTCAACCAGATGCGTTTGCATTACGAGAATTAAGTGACTATTGTTTTCCTAGTTCTAAAAAGTTATTTACTGAATTTATTATTCGCAATAGTTTAGGAAAAATTCTCCATCAAATCTTTCCCAAAACTTTCTTTCCACCTCTATTTGATGCAGTATTTGCAGCCGATATTTCCTATAGAGAAATTTTGCATAAAAACCAAAATTGGATATCCAAAGTCAAAAAATCGAATGATCAGTTTTTCGCTAATCAATAG
- the priA gene encoding primosomal protein N' → MYTNTGKLSSVVVAEPGESYQSKTTVYRWIEVLVDCPGSSELFTYEIPPQLEIKPGDILTVPFGAQQVGAIAIRFLSQPPADLAPEKIREVEDVVSRKFFHSTYWELLNRIATYYYTPLIQVIRVALPPGLLGRSQRRLRLTSLGRDQDVSNNTSIFMSPTAQQVLSLLQKTPTGDYSYYYIQQKVKSSYRGIRELTRLGLAENYLEPPRQNQPKLQKAVTLIDNNDRDLTTRQREIIEVLRRQGGELWQSELLQICSASNSILKTLVEKGYVVIEEREILRREQSPLMAGDQAKSLTNAQTNALELIQSLNGFAQVLLHGVTGSGKTEVYLQAIAPLLNQGKSALVLVPEIGLTPQLTDRFRARFGNRVQVYHSALSDGERYDTWRQMFTGEPQVVIGTRSAIFAPLPNLGLIILDEEHDSSFKQDSPIPTYHARTVAQWRAELEHCPLILGSATPSLESWVSLGEHEKEGGREKELSPLLPAPCSPSSYYLSLPERINSRPLPPVEIVDMRRELQEGNRSIFSRSLQEALEQLQEKKQQGILFIHRRGHSTFVSCRSCGYVLECPHCDVSLAYHHVEEGAPQLLRCHYCNYGRSHPPHCPECSSPYLKFFGSGTQRVAQELNRQFPNLKLIRFDSDTTRNKGAHRNLLTQFANGEADLLVGTQMLTKGLDLPQVTLVGVVAADGLLHLSDYRANERTFQTLTQVAGRAGRGEDPGRVIVQTYTPEHPVIAAVQKHDYHSFSNAELEQREALNYPPYGRLILLRLSSLDPIQVQNTAQIIATTFSDQEGFEILGPAPASILRVANRYRWQILLKFDHEALPNLPDWQEIRALCPPSISLTIDVDPVNIM, encoded by the coding sequence ATGTATACTAATACCGGAAAATTGTCTTCTGTAGTCGTAGCTGAACCTGGAGAGTCATACCAGTCAAAAACAACTGTTTATAGATGGATTGAAGTACTCGTAGATTGTCCAGGAAGCTCGGAGCTATTTACATACGAAATACCACCTCAGTTAGAAATCAAACCAGGGGATATTTTGACTGTTCCCTTTGGGGCGCAACAAGTGGGTGCGATCGCTATTCGCTTCTTGTCTCAACCGCCAGCAGATTTAGCACCAGAGAAAATTCGGGAAGTAGAAGATGTAGTCAGCAGAAAATTTTTCCATAGCACCTATTGGGAATTGCTCAACCGCATCGCCACTTATTACTATACACCGCTGATTCAGGTAATTCGGGTGGCTTTACCACCAGGATTATTAGGGCGATCGCAACGTCGTCTGCGTTTGACATCCTTGGGAAGAGATCAAGATGTCTCTAACAATACTTCTATTTTCATGTCACCCACAGCGCAACAAGTTTTATCATTGCTGCAAAAAACTCCTACAGGTGACTACAGTTATTACTATATTCAACAAAAAGTTAAATCTTCCTATCGAGGAATTCGTGAACTAACCCGTTTGGGATTAGCAGAAAACTATTTAGAACCACCCCGACAAAATCAACCTAAACTCCAAAAAGCAGTAACACTAATAGATAATAATGACCGAGATTTAACCACTCGTCAAAGAGAAATTATTGAAGTATTGCGACGGCAAGGCGGAGAATTATGGCAAAGTGAATTATTACAAATTTGTAGTGCCAGTAATTCTATCCTCAAAACTTTGGTAGAAAAGGGATATGTAGTAATTGAAGAACGGGAAATATTACGCAGAGAACAAAGTCCACTCATGGCTGGGGATCAGGCAAAATCTTTAACAAATGCTCAAACTAACGCCCTAGAATTAATACAATCTTTAAATGGATTTGCTCAAGTTTTATTACATGGGGTAACAGGTTCAGGAAAAACAGAAGTATATTTACAAGCGATCGCACCTCTCCTCAACCAAGGTAAATCTGCTTTAGTTTTAGTTCCCGAAATTGGACTCACACCCCAGTTAACAGATCGTTTTCGCGCTCGATTTGGAAACCGAGTCCAGGTTTATCACAGCGCCCTCTCTGATGGTGAACGCTACGACACATGGCGACAAATGTTCACCGGAGAACCTCAAGTAGTGATTGGGACTCGCAGCGCTATTTTTGCCCCTTTACCCAACTTGGGTTTAATCATCTTAGACGAAGAACACGACAGCAGCTTTAAACAAGATTCTCCCATTCCCACCTACCACGCCCGTACAGTCGCCCAATGGCGGGCAGAATTAGAACATTGTCCGTTAATTTTGGGTTCCGCTACCCCTTCTTTGGAGAGTTGGGTGAGTCTGGGAGAACATGAAAAAGAAGGAGGTAGAGAAAAAGAGCTTTCCCCCTTGCTCCCTGCTCCCTGCTCCCCTTCCTCTTATTATCTTTCACTTCCTGAACGGATTAACTCGCGTCCATTACCACCTGTGGAAATAGTGGATATGCGTCGGGAGTTACAGGAGGGAAATCGGTCTATATTTAGTAGGTCTTTACAAGAAGCTTTAGAACAGCTACAGGAAAAGAAACAGCAGGGAATTTTATTTATTCATCGTCGGGGACATAGCACTTTCGTTTCTTGTCGCAGTTGTGGTTATGTGCTGGAATGTCCACATTGTGATGTTTCTTTGGCTTATCACCATGTAGAAGAAGGTGCGCCGCAATTATTAAGATGTCATTATTGTAATTATGGGCGATCGCATCCCCCCCATTGTCCAGAATGCAGTTCTCCCTATTTAAAGTTCTTTGGGAGTGGAACTCAACGCGTAGCACAGGAATTAAACCGCCAATTTCCCAACCTCAAATTAATTCGCTTTGATAGCGATACCACCCGCAACAAAGGCGCACACCGCAACTTACTCACCCAATTTGCAAACGGTGAAGCAGATTTATTAGTGGGAACACAAATGCTTACCAAAGGTTTAGACTTACCCCAAGTCACCCTTGTTGGTGTTGTCGCTGCTGATGGTTTGTTACATTTATCAGACTATCGCGCCAATGAAAGAACATTTCAAACCCTCACCCAAGTAGCAGGACGTGCAGGAAGAGGGGAAGATCCAGGCAGGGTAATTGTGCAAACTTATACCCCAGAACATCCAGTCATTGCAGCAGTACAAAAACATGATTATCACTCTTTCTCTAATGCAGAATTAGAACAAAGAGAAGCTCTTAATTACCCCCCTTATGGTAGGTTAATTTTATTGCGGTTGAGTAGTCTTGACCCCATTCAAGTCCAAAATACAGCCCAAATCATCGCTACAACTTTCAGTGATCAAGAAGGCTTTGAAATATTGGGGCCAGCACCAGCTAGTATTTTACGCGTAGCTAATCGTTATCGCTGGCAAATATTGCTCAAATTTGACCATGAGGCATTACCCAATTTACCAGATTGGCAAGAAATTAGAGCGCTTTGTCCCCCCTCAATCAGCTTAACAATAGATGTAGATCCCGTTAATATTATGTAA
- a CDS encoding RpoD/SigA family RNA polymerase sigma factor: MNIAELGTMEILENATDHEEPSLDSLEAVVFDDSAIVENLESEERNGDDMAAARPSGYNKTEHDDAVGAFFKEMARYPLLKADEEVELARRVRFLEEVKDLQAALELELGQQPSKNEVASKFEMTEKQLESRLYQGRVAKRKMIRSNLRLVVSIAKRYLNRGVPFLDLIQEGAMGLNRATEKFDPDKGYKFSTYAYWWIRQAITRAIANDARTIRLPIHIVEKLNKLKKAQRELKQKLARNPSEAEMAESLEISVQQLRQLQQLRRQALSLNHRVGKEEDTELMDLLEDEDNQSPEAKMNENMMRQEIWEVLGDVLTPREKDVISLRYGLTTSEPCTLEEVGNMFNLSRERVRQIQSKAMRKLRRPHIAKRLKGWLI, from the coding sequence ATGAATATTGCTGAATTGGGAACAATGGAAATACTGGAGAACGCTACTGATCATGAAGAACCATCACTTGATAGTTTGGAAGCAGTAGTATTTGATGACTCTGCAATTGTAGAAAATTTGGAGTCAGAGGAACGGAATGGGGATGACATGGCAGCCGCTCGCCCTTCGGGATACAATAAAACCGAACATGACGATGCTGTAGGCGCGTTTTTTAAAGAAATGGCGCGTTATCCGCTGCTAAAAGCCGATGAAGAAGTGGAGTTAGCAAGGCGAGTTAGGTTTCTCGAAGAGGTAAAAGACTTACAAGCAGCTTTGGAATTGGAACTGGGACAGCAACCGAGTAAAAACGAAGTGGCTTCCAAGTTTGAGATGACAGAAAAACAATTGGAAAGCCGCTTGTATCAAGGACGGGTGGCGAAGCGGAAAATGATTCGTTCTAACCTGCGGTTGGTGGTATCTATTGCTAAACGCTATCTAAACCGGGGAGTTCCTTTTCTGGACTTAATCCAAGAAGGTGCAATGGGCTTAAATCGCGCTACAGAAAAGTTTGACCCTGATAAAGGATATAAGTTTTCCACCTATGCTTACTGGTGGATTAGACAGGCTATTACCAGAGCGATCGCTAATGATGCGCGAACTATCCGTTTACCAATCCATATTGTTGAAAAACTTAACAAGCTCAAAAAAGCCCAAAGGGAACTCAAGCAAAAATTAGCTCGTAATCCCTCGGAAGCTGAAATGGCTGAATCTTTGGAAATTAGCGTTCAGCAACTGCGACAACTTCAACAACTCCGTCGTCAGGCGTTATCTCTCAATCACCGTGTCGGTAAGGAAGAAGACACAGAATTGATGGATTTGCTGGAAGATGAGGATAACCAGTCTCCAGAAGCAAAAATGAATGAAAACATGATGCGTCAGGAGATTTGGGAAGTTTTAGGTGATGTCCTCACTCCACGGGAGAAGGATGTAATTTCTCTGCGCTATGGACTAACGACGAGTGAACCCTGCACTTTGGAAGAAGTTGGGAATATGTTCAACCTTTCCCGTGAGCGAGTGCGTCAAATTCAAAGTAAAGCTATGCGGAAGTTACGTCGTCCTCATATTGCTAAACGTTTAAAGGGGTGGTTGATATAG
- a CDS encoding GNAT family N-acetyltransferase, producing the protein MTSCSDLIVRFAEPNDCHTLFALIQCLAEFEKLSHAVTGDALALKEHLFGSPKYIEAILAESAGQAVGFALFFHNYSTFLTKPGIYLEDLFVLPEFRRQGIGKALLTKIAKIAVERDCGRLEWSVLDWNVSAQAFYRRMGADILDDWRICRVTAEGLSQLAAQG; encoded by the coding sequence ATGACTTCGTGTAGTGATTTGATTGTACGTTTTGCTGAACCAAATGATTGTCATACTCTATTTGCGTTAATTCAGTGTCTGGCAGAATTTGAGAAGTTATCTCATGCTGTAACGGGTGATGCTCTAGCACTAAAGGAGCATTTATTTGGTTCACCAAAATATATAGAGGCAATATTAGCAGAATCAGCAGGGCAAGCTGTAGGGTTTGCCCTATTTTTTCATAATTATTCTACTTTTTTGACTAAGCCAGGAATTTATCTGGAAGATTTGTTTGTTTTACCGGAATTTCGACGACAAGGTATTGGTAAAGCATTGCTCACTAAAATAGCGAAGATAGCTGTAGAACGGGATTGTGGACGCTTGGAGTGGAGTGTTTTAGATTGGAATGTGTCAGCACAGGCGTTTTATCGCCGCATGGGGGCAGATATTTTAGATGATTGGCGAATTTGTCGTGTGACGGCAGAGGGACTGTCACAGTTAGCAGCACAAGGTTAA
- a CDS encoding NAD(P)-binding protein has product MSETYKPKKITILGGGIASLTTAYELTSQPGWNNLYEITIYQTGWRLGGKCASGRNLKPHKPDHEPDYRIEEHGLHIFFGFYENAFSLLNQCYEELGGNGPFSTIEDAFKPHSLIVLEEYINQQWIDLPFDFPTNSLLPWEGGGKSSIWQHICTTIKFVLQTYTEINDRQSQSKNCLETLNQQISLGKEIIEFLLEESLIQVPSQLIQLLLQEPSHWGEWLENINNNLGKAVKDLDFNSEGMFLNLAYNFAQFLPQNTKTHKREQHQFILKLINRFTEHFSNYLDTDEENFEIQWRLTLIDLALANIQGLFVDGVLNYRCLDHLDEYNYKDWLRKHGARESSVNSAFVRVLYDLVYGFPEGNTNNPQLAAGTAIRILMTILFQYNGAIMWKMQAGMGDTVITPLYEVLKRRGVKFKFFHVVKELHLDEDQESIAEIAIARQVNLKHPQQEYQPLIPVKDLLCWPSEPLYDQIVDEEAKKLQDKEINLESYWTPWQDVETFKLTKGKDFDIVLLGIAIAALPSICQEILQAEKNPAHQKWHNMLNRVKTVTTQGGQLWLKSTLPQLGWKMSSPVLGAYVEPIDVYADMSDLLPRENWPSEHYPYNTAYFTGVIADPGIPPSSEYSFPAQEQIKGDEKAVNFLTNHIGHLWPNATLPNNPQGLNWDLLIDYQNRQGVERFKAQYWRININPTERYVLSVPQSTKYRLKTDESGFDNLYLAGDWINNGYNAGCVEATVMSGMQATRAILQQCFQIKYTKKIIGEWDNWI; this is encoded by the coding sequence ATGTCAGAAACATATAAACCGAAAAAGATTACCATCTTAGGCGGAGGAATAGCATCCTTAACCACAGCCTATGAATTAACCAGCCAACCAGGATGGAATAACCTCTATGAGATTACTATTTATCAAACAGGTTGGCGTTTAGGTGGAAAGTGTGCCAGTGGTCGTAATCTCAAGCCCCATAAACCTGATCATGAACCTGATTACCGTATTGAAGAGCATGGATTACACATCTTTTTTGGATTCTATGAAAATGCCTTTAGTCTGCTCAATCAATGTTATGAAGAATTAGGGGGAAACGGCCCTTTCAGTACTATAGAAGATGCCTTCAAACCTCACAGCCTGATTGTGTTAGAAGAATACATCAATCAGCAATGGATAGACTTACCCTTTGACTTTCCTACAAATTCCCTACTTCCCTGGGAAGGTGGTGGTAAATCTTCGATTTGGCAACACATTTGCACAACTATTAAATTTGTTCTTCAGACTTATACAGAAATCAATGATAGACAATCGCAATCTAAAAACTGTTTAGAAACGCTGAATCAACAAATATCCCTTGGCAAAGAAATTATTGAATTCCTATTAGAAGAGAGTCTCATTCAAGTTCCTAGCCAGTTAATACAACTCTTGCTACAAGAACCTAGCCATTGGGGAGAATGGTTAGAAAATATCAACAATAATTTGGGGAAAGCTGTCAAAGATCTTGATTTTAATTCAGAAGGAATGTTTCTGAATCTTGCTTATAATTTTGCTCAATTTTTACCTCAGAATACCAAAACTCACAAACGAGAACAGCATCAATTTATTCTAAAATTGATCAATCGCTTTACGGAGCATTTTAGTAATTATTTGGATACTGATGAAGAAAATTTTGAAATTCAGTGGCGGTTAACTCTGATTGATTTAGCACTAGCTAACATTCAGGGTTTATTTGTTGATGGAGTTCTTAATTATCGTTGTTTAGACCACCTAGATGAATATAACTATAAAGACTGGTTGAGGAAACATGGAGCGCGGGAATCAAGTGTTAATTCAGCATTTGTCCGAGTTTTGTATGATCTCGTTTATGGCTTTCCAGAAGGGAACACTAACAACCCTCAATTAGCCGCAGGAACAGCTATTCGTATCCTCATGACCATCTTGTTTCAGTACAACGGGGCAATCATGTGGAAGATGCAAGCCGGCATGGGTGATACGGTGATCACTCCCCTCTATGAAGTCCTCAAACGTCGGGGTGTGAAATTTAAATTCTTCCATGTCGTCAAAGAGTTGCACCTTGATGAAGATCAGGAATCTATAGCAGAAATTGCGATCGCACGTCAGGTTAATTTAAAACATCCACAGCAGGAATATCAACCTCTCATCCCCGTCAAAGACCTACTTTGTTGGCCTAGTGAGCCTCTTTACGATCAGATTGTAGACGAAGAAGCCAAAAAGCTCCAAGACAAAGAAATTAACCTAGAGTCATATTGGACACCTTGGCAAGATGTAGAAACATTTAAACTCACCAAAGGTAAAGACTTTGATATCGTACTCCTTGGTATTGCCATAGCGGCTTTACCTTCTATCTGTCAAGAAATACTCCAGGCTGAGAAAAATCCTGCTCATCAAAAATGGCACAATATGTTGAATAGAGTCAAAACAGTCACCACTCAAGGTGGACAGCTATGGCTCAAGTCAACCTTGCCACAACTAGGGTGGAAAATGTCTAGCCCCGTTCTTGGTGCTTATGTTGAGCCTATTGATGTCTATGCGGATATGAGTGATTTATTACCACGAGAAAACTGGCCTTCGGAACATTATCCCTATAACACTGCCTATTTTACTGGCGTGATTGCAGATCCAGGAATTCCCCCTAGCAGTGAGTATAGTTTCCCTGCCCAAGAACAGATCAAAGGCGACGAAAAAGCCGTAAATTTCCTCACCAATCACATTGGACATCTTTGGCCTAATGCAACCCTCCCTAACAATCCTCAAGGATTAAACTGGGATTTGCTGATAGATTACCAAAACCGTCAAGGTGTAGAACGGTTTAAAGCTCAATATTGGCGAATTAACATCAATCCTACAGAGCGTTATGTGCTTTCTGTTCCTCAAAGTACTAAGTATCGCCTCAAAACAGATGAATCTGGATTCGATAATCTTTACCTAGCAGGTGATTGGATCAATAACGGTTACAATGCGGGGTGTGTAGAAGCTACCGTCATGTCAGGAATGCAAGCAACGCGAGCCATTTTACAGCAATGCTTTCAAATCAAATATACAAAGAAAATTATTGGTGAGTGGGATAACTGGATTTAG